Genomic window (Gemmatimonadota bacterium):
CGGCGAAGGTCGTGATGCCATCGATCCGGATGCCGAGGGGCGCACCACTGAAGTCGACAGCCGGGGCAGCTCCCATCAGCCCGAAATCGCGGTTCAAGCTGTTCCCGGGGAAAGGATCCCCTGCATCGCCGCGATTCTTCACCCCGCTGATGTTCGAACGCAGCTGGTTGCGGCCGTCAGCCTGCATCAGCGAGAGCCCCTGATGCGCCCCGGTGTTGACGGTATTGGAGAAACGCCCGGCATCGATTCGCGGATCATCCACGAGCCAGATCAGGAGTCCGGGGCCCTTGGGACGCACGAACGCCGGATTCATCATCGCGGTGTCGGTCCCTTCTCGCTGGCGATTCTCGATCAGTAGATAGCGATCGGGGGAAGCCGTTGAGGCATAGAAGACCGTGTCGCTCGATTGCACCGCGGCCGTGGTCGTGGTTCGCGTGCTCGAGACCGTGTCGACCACGACCCAACCGAGCTGCGAAAGTGACCAGGCATCGAAGGAGCCCGGCGAGTACGGACGGGCGTAGTTCCCGCTGCCCATCAGGCCCCACTCACCAATACCCTCAGTACCGGACGTGGCGTCAGTGTCGTACAGATCGGGGAGGCCGAAGGCGTGACCAGTTTCGTGTGCCACGGTGCCGATCGGCATGATCTGCCCCGGCGTACAGGCGGTGTTGCCTCCCTCCGCTGACTGGATCGAGTAGCCATTGACGCGAAGGAACTGCCCAGGAATTGTCGCACCACCGGCACTGCGTCGCGGCGTGCGGGTGACGTACGATTGTCCCCCGGTCCAGCCGGCGATTCGGTAGCGGTGGGCCCAGATGGCTGTCGTACCGCACGCGCCGTCGACCTTGGGCTGCAGGAAAGTGACCAGGTCGACAGTGCCATCATCGTCGCCGGAGTTGGGCAGCCCGTCCGGCCCGTCATTGTCGAAGCGATTCCACACGGTATCGCCGCCGGCACCGAGGGAGACCGAATCGAGGGCACTGATCAGCAAGTCCGCCATCCGGGACCGAGCCCGGGTCGGGCAAGGCGCCAGTACGCCGATGCCGTTGCAGGTGTCCTCATACCACGACGCCGAGCTATCGACCCTGATCCAGTCAAACACCGCTCCGTCGAGATTCACCAACCCGCGGGACTGCGCCTGGTAGAAACTGCGGAGACTCCACGGCCGCGTGGACGGCGCGGCGGCGAAGAGCAGGTCCTGATAGAGCGGTGCAACGAAAGCCGGGTTGACGTCGCGGAACGTGATCGGAATGACCGGAACGAAGTAGTTCCCGGAGACCGCGGGCCGCGCGCTCCCTGGTGTATTGAGACGTGAGAACGCCCCCTGGCTGAGCAGCATCCGACGGGCGGCGAGCACTCGCTGGCCCTGTGTCCGCCAGCCCCCATCCTGGGGCAGGTCGAAGCCACGGACCTCGAACTCGCCAAGGCGGGCACGCGGCCACTGGGCGCCAGCCGGGCTCCCCCACCCGGGAAGGGTCAGCAGCGCCAGCACCATCCCTTGCAGTAGCGGACGCCGGGGGCGCCCCGGAGCGGATTTACCTTGTGTCGGTGGGGGGGGGGTCATAGTTTCATCACTTGGCTAATTGCAAACTTGGGGGTATTCCTGCCCAAGATCCACCCGTGCTCTGTGAGGGCCCGTGGCTGAAACGCTCCAGACCCAGGTGGCACTCTTCGACAAGTGCCGGAACTTCACCCAGGCGCGCGAAATCCAGGCCGCCGGGTTGTACCCGTACTTCAAGCCGATTTCGGAGTCGGAAGACACCGTCGTCGTCATCGAAGGGAAGAAGCGTATCATGCTGGGCTCGAATAATTACCTCGGGCTCACGCACCATCCTCAGGTTCTGGAAGCCGCCGAGAAGGCGCTGCACCGCTACGGTGCAGGCTGCACCGGCTCCCGTTTCCTGAACGGCTCGCTGGACCTCCACGAGCAGCTGGAATCCTCCCTGGCCAGGTTCCTGGGGAAGGAAGCCGCCCTGGTCTTCTCGACCGGCTACGGCGCCAACCTCGGGTTGATCTCCGGCTTGCTCAAGCGCAAGGAAACCGTCTACCTCGACAAGCTCGATCACGCCTGCATCGTGGACGGCGCCCGCCTCTCGTATGGCGAGACGCAGCGCTTCGATCACGGCGATCTCGAGCAACTCAGCCGGCTGCTGGAGCAGAACACGAGCGGGTACGGCACCATGATCATGGTCGATGGCGTCTACTCGATGGAAGGCGATATCGCCGACATCCCGGAACTGTCGCGGATCGCCAAGCGCTTCGGGGCCGCCCTCGCGGTGGATGATGCCCACGCGCTCGGCGTGCTGGGACCCAACGGGCAGGGCACCGGGTCACATTGGGGACTGCAGGACGAGATCGACATTGTCGCCGGCACCTTCTCGAAGTCGCTGGCATCGGTCGGTGGCTTCGTTGCTGCCGACGAGTCGGTCATTCATTACCTCAAGCACCACTCGCGGCCGTTCATCTTCACGGCATCGCTTCCACCGGCCAACACCGCGGGCGTGCTCGCGGCCCTCGAGGTGATGCAGCAGGAACCGTGGCGTCGCGACGCGCTCTGGGCCAACGCCCGTCGGCTGCGCGATGGGTTCCGGCACCTCGGCTTCGAAATCGGCCCCACCGAAACACCGATCATTCCGGTGCTCATCGGACCGCTCGAGACGACCTTCGTCTTCTGGCGGAAGCTGTATGACGCGGGCGTCTTCACCAATCCGGTGGTTCCGCCCGCCGTGCCGCCCTCCCAGTGTCGCCTGCGCACCAGCGTCATGGCGACCCACACACCGGCGCAGATCGATCAGGCACTCGACGCGTTCGGCACCATTGGCAAGGAGTTGGGGGTCATCTGAACAACGCGCCGGCTATCCGGCGCGTCGAGTCGCCGAAGGATCTCGGTCAATTCATCGACTTGCCGTATCGCCTGCACCGGCGGGACCTCAACTGGGTCCCGCCGTTTCGCGCTGAGGTCAAGAAGCTGCTCGATCGCGCCAGCAATCCGTTCTTCCAGCACGCCGAAGCCGACTATTTCATCGCCGAACAGGACGGCGAGGTCGTGGGCCGCATCGCGGCGATCTCGAATCGGCTCCACAACGAGGTCCATCACGACAAGGTGGGCTTCTTCGGATTCTTCGAGTGCATCAATGACTTCCGCGTGGCGGCGGCGCTTCTCGACACCGCGTCTGCCTGGGTGCGAGCACGCGGGTTCGATACCATCCGGGGGCCGATGTCGTTCTCGGTCAACGATGAATGCGGCCTGCTGATCGACGGATTCGACACGCCGAACACGTTGATGATGCCGCACAACCCGCCCTACTATCTCACTCTGCTCGAGACGGCCGGCTTCACCAAGGCCAAGGACATGGTCTGCCTCGAAGGTGGCTCGCTGAAGGCACCGGTCACGCCGCCCGAACGGACGGCGCGCGCAGTCGAGCTGCTGAAGAAGCGCTACGGCCTCACGATGCGTTCGCTTGACATGAAGCGGTTCGCCGACGAGGTCGCGCTCATCAAGAAACTCTACAACGCCGGCTGGGAACAGAACTGGGGTTTCATCCCCATGACTGACGCGGAGATCGACAACCTCGCGACGCAGTTCAAGCCGGTCGTGATTCCGTCAATCATTCCGTTCGTCGAGAAGGATGGCGTGCCGATCGCATTCGGCCTCGGCCTCCCCGATCTCAATGAGGCGCTGCGTGACAATCGCGGCGGAGGGATGTTTCCGGCGGCCCTCACGATGATGTGGAAGCTGAAGACCAGGAAGATCACCCGGGCGCGCATTCCGCTGCTGGGCATCCTCCCGGAGTGGCGCGGCAAAGGGATCGACTCGGCGCTGTACCACTGGATCTGGAGCAAGGCGGCGGAAGTCGGCATCGGCTGGGGTGAGGCGGGCTGGCTGCTCGAGGACAACCCAGGAATCATTCAGGGACTGTCGAAGGCCGGCTTCACGCCTTACAAGACATATCGCGTGCTCGACCGCGCCACGTGAGGGCCCTCGTCACGGGCGCGACCGGCTTCGTCGGCGGGCACTTGGTGGATCAACTGCTCGAGCGTGGTGACACTGTCACCGCGCTCGTTCGTTCTCCGGCCCGCGCAGCCAGCGCCGCGTCCCGCGGTGTGCGGCTCGTGCCAGGTGATCTTGGCGACCTCGACGCACTTCGTCAGGCGACACGCGATCAGGATGTGATCTATCACGTCGCAGCATTGACCGGCGCAGTGGACGAGGCCGAGTTCATGATGGCGAACCGCGACGGCACCGCGAACCTCGCCAGGGCTGCCGTGGCAGCGGGCGGGGCCGCCCGCTTCGTCCTGGTGTCATCGATGGCTGCCGGCGGCCCGTCGCGACGTGGTGTCCTCAAGGAAGCCGATGGACACGACCAGCCGGTGACGATGTACGGTCGCAGCAAGCTGGCATCGGAACTGGTGCTGCGAGGCGAGCCGCTCTCGTGGACGATCCTCCGGCCGCCCACGGTGTACGGACCGCGCGACCGCGAGAACCTGCTCACGGTGTTCAAGGCCGCCCGGCTCGGCGTCGCCCCGGTCTTTGGCGATGGTTCCATGGAACTCTCGATCATTCACGTCGCCGACCTCGCGGATGCAATCATCCGGGCCGGGAGCACCGCCGGACTCGACCACCGGGTCTTCTACGTGAACCACCCTGACGTGATTACCAGCGCCTCACTGGTCCGCACCATCGGCGCGGAGATGGGAAAGGATGTCACCCTGCTCCCGATCCCGGAGTGGGTCGCCCGTACGGCGCTCAATGCCACCGGTCTCTGGGCGCGAGCGCTGCGCCGAAAGACCATCCTCCGCGCCGACAAGGCGAACGAGTTCTACCAGGAGGCGTGGACCGGCAATCCGGTGGCCTTCAGCGCCGCCACCGGATGGACGCCCCGATGGGCACTGGGCGACGGCATTCGTGACACCGCGGCGTGGTACCGCGAGGCGGGATGGCTCTGACATTCGCCGCACCGCGCTGGCGACTCGTCGATCGCCTGCTGGCCGGGTATGGCGTGCTGGTGGCGACGATCGCCCTCACGCGGATCACCCAGCGGGGCATGGGGCTGTTGTTCGCCGCGCATCTCGGTGTCGCGCTGCTTGCCTGGCTGGCCGCGCACGCCCCAGAGAGTTCGACGGGTCGCTTTCTGCGGACGAGCTATCCGTTGATCCTGCTCACGGCGCTCTACTCCTCGATTGACGCATTGAACGGCTTCGGCGCGGCGACGACGCACGATGGCGCACTGCAACGTCTCGAGTCGAGCTGGTTCGGCGGCCAGCCAAGTCGTGACTGGTGGCGACAGGCACCGAGCGTGTTCTGGTCGACCGTGCTCCACGCGGTGTACTTCTCGTACTACCTCATCGTCCCGATTCCCGCGCTCTTCTTCCTGTTCACTCGCCGGCTCGCCGTGCTGGAGCAATATCTCAACGGCGTGATGGCGACATATCTCTGCTGTTACCTCTGCTACATCCTCTTCCCTGTTGCCGGACCGTACTACGAATTTGCGCGCCCTGCGGGGAGCTTCGTGGCCAACGGACCGGCCCGACTCGTGTATGCCACACTCGCCCGGGGAAGTGCATTCGGCGCCGCCTTTCCATCTTCCCACGTCGCGGCCACGGTCGCGGCCACGGTCGGTGCGTGGTTCGGCTCGCGACGGCTGGCGATGGTCATCGCCGTGCCAACCGCGATGCTCGCGGTTGGCGTGGTGTACTGTCAGATGCACTATGTCATCGACAGCGTCGCGGGCGTCGCGGTCGGGATCTCGGTGCCGCTGCTGGTGATGCGGAGGGTGGCGTAGGAGTCGACGCCTGCGCCCCCGGGACAAGCAAAGCAAAGCGGGCGATGCAAGTGCATCGCCCGCTCTGTTCGTTCAGATCCCCATTCGACCGCGCGAGCGCGGTCGCTACGGGTTATTGAACGGTGATCATGCCGTGCATCCCCATCGCCATGTGCGGGGTGCAGGTGAAGTGGTAGGCACCCACCGGCGCGCCAGCGAACGAAACGACGAGCGAATCGCCCGGCGCCGCGATCAGGGCAGACGAGAGCGGACCCATCTTGTCGGCGATCGCCGCATCAAGAATGGCCTCTGCGCCAGCCGGAATGCTGTCGGACTTGAACGCCACGTTGTGCGGGCCGCCCGAGACGTTCTTGAACACCACCACATCGCCCGCCTTGATCGTCAGGTCGGCCGGCGAGAACTTGTAGGTGGTGCCTTCCTGCATCATCTGAACTTCATGCCGGGCGCCAGTCGCCGCCGCAGCCGGAGCCGCCACAGGGGCCGCAGCCGTCGTGGTATCCGCCGAAGTTTCCTTCTTCTCACCGCCGCACGCCGCCAGCACCAGCGCGACACCGGCCACGATTGCAGAAACGCGCATTCTTGTCTTGCCTCATCCCTGGTGATGTTTGTCGTCGAAACTGCCCCCCGGCAGCACCGGCTCCCGTCCACCAGGATCTCGGGAAGCTTCAAGAGTAATGCGTGGACGGGTCTCCGCGGTAGTCTGTCTGCTGGCAAATCCCGCCGAGGGCGCTAGTTTCCGGCCGCGCGCGCCCTGTTGACCGCACCTCCGCACCAGGAATCCGATGGCTCCACCGCCCTGCCGACGCTTAGGCTCCCAATGCCGCACCCTCAAGGTCACTGCCCGGGCGGCCACGCTTGAGGGCCAGGAGGACCACGATGCAACCTGGTTCTTCGGCCACACCGAGCGGCTTGAGTTCGGTCGGACCTTCGTGGATGATGGCGAGCTCTGGTGCGAGACGACGATCTTCGTGCCCTGCAAGTATCTCGAGGCCGGCGCAGGCAGCGCGGTGCGGTGCGGCGCGCATGGCTTCACTGGGCGCGTTCCGGTGCCTCGTCGCACCGCGGCGCCGCGGCGACTCGGGAAGGACCGCTTCCGTATCGTGGAAAACCGGAAGCTGGTTACCCGCGTCATCCCGCCCCCGACGCCGGTCAAGCGGGCCCTCCCGCTCGCGCCCGATACCAACCCCTGCGCCAAGGCACCCTGCCGGACCGCCGATCATACGCGTCACGCGGCGTGCTGCCGCGACCTTAATGTCGAGATCCGCTGCACTACCGAGGAGACGATGCTCGAGGCGCTGCTGCGCAGCCGGAAGTCTCCTTACCTGTGCAAAGTGGAACGCGAGGACCCCGAGGAAGGGCTCGTGAGCGCCGAGATCATCTCGGCCTGCGATTATCTCAAGGAAGACGGCCTGCATTGCGACCTCCACGGCCGCACCCGAAGCAATGGCGAGCCGGCCAAGCCGCATATGTGTACACATTGGCCTGAAACAAGGACAGGTCTGCATCCGGGGTGCGCCTTCCGGAATCGACGACTTCCTCTGTAAGTTGTTGTAACGCAATATTTTGGACTTGGGTGTGCATGCGGGCCCGGGGTGTGCGTCTACAGGGAAGCATCCCAGACCAAAGAGGACCCGATGGCCTTCGATCTCGAAGGGCTCTACCGGACCACCTACGACGCCGTTGTTCGTTTCCTTTACCGCAAGGTATGGGACGCCGACCGCGCCGAAGATCTCGCGCAGGAAGTTTTCATGCGCGCCCTCGCCCATCAGCCAGAGAAGCCCCGATCCTGGGTCTTCGCCGTCGCCGCGAATATCGCCCGTGATGAAGCGCGTTCGGCGATTCGTCGTCGCAAACATCTGGTTCTGCTGACGCACGAGCCGATCGCCTCGCCGGCGCCACTCGACAATGTCGAAGAAGATCTGGAGCACGA
Coding sequences:
- a CDS encoding M6 family metalloprotease domain-containing protein, with the translated sequence MVLALLTLPGWGSPAGAQWPRARLGEFEVRGFDLPQDGGWRTQGQRVLAARRMLLSQGAFSRLNTPGSARPAVSGNYFVPVIPITFRDVNPAFVAPLYQDLLFAAAPSTRPWSLRSFYQAQSRGLVNLDGAVFDWIRVDSSASWYEDTCNGIGVLAPCPTRARSRMADLLISALDSVSLGAGGDTVWNRFDNDGPDGLPNSGDDDGTVDLVTFLQPKVDGACGTTAIWAHRYRIAGWTGGQSYVTRTPRRSAGGATIPGQFLRVNGYSIQSAEGGNTACTPGQIMPIGTVAHETGHAFGLPDLYDTDATSGTEGIGEWGLMGSGNYARPYSPGSFDAWSLSQLGWVVVDTVSSTRTTTTAAVQSSDTVFYASTASPDRYLLIENRQREGTDTAMMNPAFVRPKGPGLLIWLVDDPRIDAGRFSNTVNTGAHQGLSLMQADGRNQLRSNISGVKNRGDAGDPFPGNSLNRDFGLMGAAPAVDFSGAPLGIRIDGITTFADGRLRFRYVRRAASLIASRTPLAKVRVNEFLAPSISEIFATGDTLALSADEVQTTADGRSGARFLRWSDGGARVHQVIARAGPPDTLFADFALAHRVRLLLTGPGTLSVSLPGDPAAGIFADVGTVVRVTATVPVGVEFLGWRGDTTTAAPVLDLPMNHPFDLVADFVSIASVDASAAARALLGGTPLDPAASRYLDATGNRNGTFDVGDYLAWLRRTGQRVPAALLRLGSHGGVTR
- a CDS encoding phosphatase PAP2 family protein, with product MALTFAAPRWRLVDRLLAGYGVLVATIALTRITQRGMGLLFAAHLGVALLAWLAAHAPESSTGRFLRTSYPLILLTALYSSIDALNGFGAATTHDGALQRLESSWFGGQPSRDWWRQAPSVFWSTVLHAVYFSYYLIVPIPALFFLFTRRLAVLEQYLNGVMATYLCCYLCYILFPVAGPYYEFARPAGSFVANGPARLVYATLARGSAFGAAFPSSHVAATVAATVGAWFGSRRLAMVIAVPTAMLAVGVVYCQMHYVIDSVAGVAVGISVPLLVMRRVA
- a CDS encoding sigma-70 family RNA polymerase sigma factor, whose protein sequence is MAFDLEGLYRTTYDAVVRFLYRKVWDADRAEDLAQEVFMRALAHQPEKPRSWVFAVAANIARDEARSAIRRRKHLVLLTHEPIASPAPLDNVEEDLEHEEQENEVKRALATLSPRDREVLLLWDAGLAYPEIAEQTGLALGAVGTTLARARKRLIAAHDELGSETEQEPRRASARP
- a CDS encoding aminotransferase class I/II-fold pyridoxal phosphate-dependent enzyme, translating into MALFDKCRNFTQAREIQAAGLYPYFKPISESEDTVVVIEGKKRIMLGSNNYLGLTHHPQVLEAAEKALHRYGAGCTGSRFLNGSLDLHEQLESSLARFLGKEAALVFSTGYGANLGLISGLLKRKETVYLDKLDHACIVDGARLSYGETQRFDHGDLEQLSRLLEQNTSGYGTMIMVDGVYSMEGDIADIPELSRIAKRFGAALAVDDAHALGVLGPNGQGTGSHWGLQDEIDIVAGTFSKSLASVGGFVAADESVIHYLKHHSRPFIFTASLPPANTAGVLAALEVMQQEPWRRDALWANARRLRDGFRHLGFEIGPTETPIIPVLIGPLETTFVFWRKLYDAGVFTNPVVPPAVPPSQCRLRTSVMATHTPAQIDQALDAFGTIGKELGVI
- a CDS encoding NAD(P)-dependent oxidoreductase; the encoded protein is MRALVTGATGFVGGHLVDQLLERGDTVTALVRSPARAASAASRGVRLVPGDLGDLDALRQATRDQDVIYHVAALTGAVDEAEFMMANRDGTANLARAAVAAGGAARFVLVSSMAAGGPSRRGVLKEADGHDQPVTMYGRSKLASELVLRGEPLSWTILRPPTVYGPRDRENLLTVFKAARLGVAPVFGDGSMELSIIHVADLADAIIRAGSTAGLDHRVFYVNHPDVITSASLVRTIGAEMGKDVTLLPIPEWVARTALNATGLWARALRRKTILRADKANEFYQEAWTGNPVAFSAATGWTPRWALGDGIRDTAAWYREAGWL
- a CDS encoding N-acetyltransferase is translated as MPYRLHRRDLNWVPPFRAEVKKLLDRASNPFFQHAEADYFIAEQDGEVVGRIAAISNRLHNEVHHDKVGFFGFFECINDFRVAAALLDTASAWVRARGFDTIRGPMSFSVNDECGLLIDGFDTPNTLMMPHNPPYYLTLLETAGFTKAKDMVCLEGGSLKAPVTPPERTARAVELLKKRYGLTMRSLDMKRFADEVALIKKLYNAGWEQNWGFIPMTDAEIDNLATQFKPVVIPSIIPFVEKDGVPIAFGLGLPDLNEALRDNRGGGMFPAALTMMWKLKTRKITRARIPLLGILPEWRGKGIDSALYHWIWSKAAEVGIGWGEAGWLLEDNPGIIQGLSKAGFTPYKTYRVLDRAT
- a CDS encoding plastocyanin/azurin family copper-binding protein, encoding MRVSAIVAGVALVLAACGGEKKETSADTTTAAAPVAAPAAAATGARHEVQMMQEGTTYKFSPADLTIKAGDVVVFKNVSGGPHNVAFKSDSIPAGAEAILDAAIADKMGPLSSALIAAPGDSLVVSFAGAPVGAYHFTCTPHMAMGMHGMITVQ